A single Phragmites australis chromosome 4, lpPhrAust1.1, whole genome shotgun sequence DNA region contains:
- the LOC133916760 gene encoding uncharacterized protein LOC133916760 — translation MSFSVVGMEEESSAAAAAEEIRRLPAEVNWEMLDKSRFFVLGAALFSGVSAVLYPAVVVKTHLQVAPPPQAATATAAAILRQDGLRGFYRGFGASLAGTVPARALYMAALEATKSSVGSATVRLGVSEPAASAAASAAAGISAAVAAQVVWTPVDVISQRLMVQTSTTCRYRGGADAFKKILLADGVRGLYRGFGLSILTYAPSNAVWWSSYSMAQRFLWRVVGAERSESYTSLMAVQGASAAVAGSAAALVTMPLDTVKTRLQVMEADAARPTLASTVRGLLKEGGWGACYRGLGPRWGSMSLSAATMVTTYEFLKRLSAKEGSLD, via the coding sequence ATGAGCTTTAGTGTCGTGGGCATGGAGGAGGAGAGTagcgcggcggcagcggcggaggaGATCCGGCGGCTGCCAGCTGAGGTGAACTGGGAGATGCTTGACAAGTCGCGGTTCTTCGTCCTCGGCGCGGCGCTCTTCTCGGGCGTGTCCGCGGTGCTGTACCCTGCCGTCGTGGTCAAGACGCACCTGCaggtggcgccgccgccgcaggcggCCACTGCGACCGCAGCCGCCATCCTCCGGCAGGACGGCCTGAGAGGGTTCTACCGCGGGTTCGGCGCGTCGCTGGCCGGCACGGTGCCCGCGCGCGCGCTCTACATGGCGGCGCTCGAGGCCACCAAGAGCTCGGTCGGATCCGCCACCGTCCGGCTCGGCGTCTCCGAGCCCGCCGCGTCAGCagccgcctccgccgctgcgGGCATCTCCGCCGCAGTTGCCGCGCAGGTCGTGTGGACTCCCGTCGACGTCATCAGCCAGCGGCTCATGGTCCAGACCTCCACCACCTGCCGCTACCGCGGGGGCGCGGACGCCTTCAAGAAGATCCTCCTCGCCGACGGCGTCCGAGGCCTGTACCGCGGCTTCGGCCTCTCCATCCTCACCTACGCGCCGTCCAATGCCGTGTGGTGGTCATCCTACTCCATGGCGCAGCGCTTCCTCTGGCGCGTCGTCGGCGCCGAGCGCTCCGAGAGCTACACGTCCCTGATGGCCGTGCAGGGCGCGAGCGCCGCGGTGGCCGGGAGCGCGGCCGCGCTGGTGACCATGCCGCTGGACACCGTCAAGACGCGCCTCCAGGTGATGGAAGCCGACGCCGCGCGCCCCACGCTGGCGAGCACGGTGCGGGGGCTGCTCAAGGAAGGCGGGTGGGGGGCGTGCTACCGTGGGCTCGGACCGAGGTGGGGGTCCATGTCGCTGTCGGCGGCCACCATGGTCACCACCTACGAGTTCCTGAAGCGGCTCTCGGCCAAGGAGGGCTCCTTAGACTAG
- the LOC133916757 gene encoding nuclear transcription factor Y subunit A-7-like isoform X1, giving the protein MTPENGTIMIQFGHQMPDYDSSATQSTSESHQEVSGMSEGSLNEHNDRSGNLDGYTKIDENKMMSALSLGNPETAYAHPKPDRSQSFAISYPYADSFYGGAVPTYGSHAIQMHPQIVGMMSSSRVPLPNEPAAEEPIYVNAKQYHAILRRRQLRAKLEAENKLVKSRKPYLHESRHLHAMKRARGTGGRFLNTKQQSEAPDSGTSDAQRMLANGDLFTKYEHSLPPSDLHYRARGSA; this is encoded by the exons ATGACAC CAGAAAATGGCACAATAATGATTCAATTTGGTCATCAAATGCCTGATTACGACTCATCAGCTACCCAATCAACCAGCGAGAGTCATCAAGAAGTGTCTGGAATGAGTGAAGGAAGCCTTAACGAGCATAATGATCGATCAG GTAATCTCGATGGTTACACAAAGATTGATGAAAATAAGATGATGTCAGCTTTATCTCTGGGCAATCCAGAAACTGCTTATGCACATCCAAAGCCTGACCGTAGTCAGTCCTTT GCCATATCATACCCGTATGCTGATTCATTCTATGGTGGTGCGGTGCCAACTTACGGCTCGCATGCTATT CAGATGCACCCTCAGATTGTTGGCATGATGTCATCCTCTCGAGTGCCATTACCAAATGAACCAGCTGCTGAAGAGCCCATCTATGTAAACGCAAAGCAATACCATGCAATTCTCCGAAGGAGACAGCTCCGTGCAAAGCTAGAGGCTGAAAACAAGTTGGTGAAAAGTCGCAAG CCATACCTTCACGAGTCTCGGCATCTGCATGCCATGAAGAGAGCTCGGGGAACAGGCGGGCGGTTTCTCAACACGAAGCAGCAGTCAGAGGCTCCTGACAGCGGCACCTCAGATGCGCAACGCATGCTCGCAAATGGTGACCTGTTTACGAAGTACGAGCACAGCTTACCACCCAGTGATCTCCATTATCGCGCGAGAGGGAGCGCTTAA
- the LOC133916757 gene encoding nuclear transcription factor Y subunit A-7-like isoform X4, with product MTPENGTIMIQFGHQMPDYDSSATQSTSESHQEVSGMSEGSLNEHNDRSGNLDGYTKIDENKMMSALSLGNPETAYAHPKPDRSQSFAISYPYADSFYGGAVPTYGSHAIIVGMMSSSRVPLPNEPAAEEPIYVNAKQYHAILRRRQLRAKLEAENKLVKSRKPYLHESRHLHAMKRARGTGGRFLNTKQQSEAPDSGTSDAQRMLANGDLFTKYEHSLPPSDLHYRARGSA from the exons ATGACAC CAGAAAATGGCACAATAATGATTCAATTTGGTCATCAAATGCCTGATTACGACTCATCAGCTACCCAATCAACCAGCGAGAGTCATCAAGAAGTGTCTGGAATGAGTGAAGGAAGCCTTAACGAGCATAATGATCGATCAG GTAATCTCGATGGTTACACAAAGATTGATGAAAATAAGATGATGTCAGCTTTATCTCTGGGCAATCCAGAAACTGCTTATGCACATCCAAAGCCTGACCGTAGTCAGTCCTTT GCCATATCATACCCGTATGCTGATTCATTCTATGGTGGTGCGGTGCCAACTTACGGCTCGCATGCTATT ATTGTTGGCATGATGTCATCCTCTCGAGTGCCATTACCAAATGAACCAGCTGCTGAAGAGCCCATCTATGTAAACGCAAAGCAATACCATGCAATTCTCCGAAGGAGACAGCTCCGTGCAAAGCTAGAGGCTGAAAACAAGTTGGTGAAAAGTCGCAAG CCATACCTTCACGAGTCTCGGCATCTGCATGCCATGAAGAGAGCTCGGGGAACAGGCGGGCGGTTTCTCAACACGAAGCAGCAGTCAGAGGCTCCTGACAGCGGCACCTCAGATGCGCAACGCATGCTCGCAAATGGTGACCTGTTTACGAAGTACGAGCACAGCTTACCACCCAGTGATCTCCATTATCGCGCGAGAGGGAGCGCTTAA
- the LOC133916757 gene encoding nuclear transcription factor Y subunit A-7-like isoform X2, protein MTPENGTIMIQFGHQMPDYDSSATQSTSESHQEVSGMSEGSLNEHNDRSGNLDGYTKIDENKMMSALSLGNPETAYAHPKPDRSQSFAISYPYADSFYGGAVPTYGSHAIMHPQIVGMMSSSRVPLPNEPAAEEPIYVNAKQYHAILRRRQLRAKLEAENKLVKSRKPYLHESRHLHAMKRARGTGGRFLNTKQQSEAPDSGTSDAQRMLANGDLFTKYEHSLPPSDLHYRARGSA, encoded by the exons ATGACAC CAGAAAATGGCACAATAATGATTCAATTTGGTCATCAAATGCCTGATTACGACTCATCAGCTACCCAATCAACCAGCGAGAGTCATCAAGAAGTGTCTGGAATGAGTGAAGGAAGCCTTAACGAGCATAATGATCGATCAG GTAATCTCGATGGTTACACAAAGATTGATGAAAATAAGATGATGTCAGCTTTATCTCTGGGCAATCCAGAAACTGCTTATGCACATCCAAAGCCTGACCGTAGTCAGTCCTTT GCCATATCATACCCGTATGCTGATTCATTCTATGGTGGTGCGGTGCCAACTTACGGCTCGCATGCTATT ATGCACCCTCAGATTGTTGGCATGATGTCATCCTCTCGAGTGCCATTACCAAATGAACCAGCTGCTGAAGAGCCCATCTATGTAAACGCAAAGCAATACCATGCAATTCTCCGAAGGAGACAGCTCCGTGCAAAGCTAGAGGCTGAAAACAAGTTGGTGAAAAGTCGCAAG CCATACCTTCACGAGTCTCGGCATCTGCATGCCATGAAGAGAGCTCGGGGAACAGGCGGGCGGTTTCTCAACACGAAGCAGCAGTCAGAGGCTCCTGACAGCGGCACCTCAGATGCGCAACGCATGCTCGCAAATGGTGACCTGTTTACGAAGTACGAGCACAGCTTACCACCCAGTGATCTCCATTATCGCGCGAGAGGGAGCGCTTAA
- the LOC133916757 gene encoding nuclear transcription factor Y subunit A-7-like isoform X3, with amino-acid sequence MTQNGTIMIQFGHQMPDYDSSATQSTSESHQEVSGMSEGSLNEHNDRSGNLDGYTKIDENKMMSALSLGNPETAYAHPKPDRSQSFAISYPYADSFYGGAVPTYGSHAIQMHPQIVGMMSSSRVPLPNEPAAEEPIYVNAKQYHAILRRRQLRAKLEAENKLVKSRKPYLHESRHLHAMKRARGTGGRFLNTKQQSEAPDSGTSDAQRMLANGDLFTKYEHSLPPSDLHYRARGSA; translated from the exons ATGACAC AAAATGGCACAATAATGATTCAATTTGGTCATCAAATGCCTGATTACGACTCATCAGCTACCCAATCAACCAGCGAGAGTCATCAAGAAGTGTCTGGAATGAGTGAAGGAAGCCTTAACGAGCATAATGATCGATCAG GTAATCTCGATGGTTACACAAAGATTGATGAAAATAAGATGATGTCAGCTTTATCTCTGGGCAATCCAGAAACTGCTTATGCACATCCAAAGCCTGACCGTAGTCAGTCCTTT GCCATATCATACCCGTATGCTGATTCATTCTATGGTGGTGCGGTGCCAACTTACGGCTCGCATGCTATT CAGATGCACCCTCAGATTGTTGGCATGATGTCATCCTCTCGAGTGCCATTACCAAATGAACCAGCTGCTGAAGAGCCCATCTATGTAAACGCAAAGCAATACCATGCAATTCTCCGAAGGAGACAGCTCCGTGCAAAGCTAGAGGCTGAAAACAAGTTGGTGAAAAGTCGCAAG CCATACCTTCACGAGTCTCGGCATCTGCATGCCATGAAGAGAGCTCGGGGAACAGGCGGGCGGTTTCTCAACACGAAGCAGCAGTCAGAGGCTCCTGACAGCGGCACCTCAGATGCGCAACGCATGCTCGCAAATGGTGACCTGTTTACGAAGTACGAGCACAGCTTACCACCCAGTGATCTCCATTATCGCGCGAGAGGGAGCGCTTAA